The following are from one region of the Sorghum bicolor cultivar BTx623 chromosome 2, Sorghum_bicolor_NCBIv3, whole genome shotgun sequence genome:
- the LOC8056235 gene encoding probable cinnamyl alcohol dehydrogenase 8D translates to MEQVSKAALGWAARDASGHLSPYSFSRVLRDGDVTIKVLFCGVCHTDLHIIKNEWGNALYPVVPGHEVVGVVTDVGAGVTKFKAGDTVGVGYFIDSCRTCESCSTGHENYCPDLVLTSNGVARDGGVTTTTTTQGGFSDVVVVDQHYVVRVPASLPPDGAAPLLCAGVTVYSPMVEYGLNVPGKRLGVVGLGGLGHIAVKFGKAFGMAVTVISSSPAKRGEAIERLGADEFLVSRDTEQMKAAAGTMDGIIDTVSAGHPIVPLLALLKPMGQMVIVGAPSTPLELPAYAIITGGKRVAGNGVGSIADCQAMLDFAGQHGITADIELVRMDYVNTAMERLERNDVRYRFVVDVAGSLGAAA, encoded by the exons ATGGAGCAAGTAAGCAAGGCGGCGCTCGGGTGGGCTGCGAGGGACGCCTCCGGACACCTCTCCCCTTACAGCTTCTCGAG GGTTCTGAGAGACGGCGACGTGACGATCAAGGTGCTCTTCTGCGGGGTCTGCCACACCGACCTCCACATCATCAAGAACGAGTGGGGCAACGCACTGTACCCCGTCGTTCCCGG GCACGAGGTCGTCGGCGTCGTCACGGACGTCGGCGCCGGCGTGACCAAGTTCAAGGCCGGCGACACGGTGGGCGTGGGCTACTTCATCGACTCGTGCCGCACCTGCGAGAGCTGCAGCACGGGGCACGAGAACTACTGCCCCGACCTCGTCCTCACCTCCAACGGCGTAGCCCGCGACGGCGgcgtgacgacgacgacgaccacgCAGGGTGGCTTCTCcgacgtggtggtggtggaccaGCACTACGTCGTCAGGGTCCCCGCGAGCCTGCCTCCGGACGGGGCCGCGCCGCTGCTCTGCGCCGGCGTCACGGTGTACAGCCCCATGGTGGAGTACGGCCTCAACGTGCCCGGGAAGCGCCTCGGCGTCGTGGGACTCGGTGGCCTCGGCCACATCGCCGTCAAgttcggcaaggcgttcggGATGGCGGTCACGGTGATCAGCTCGTCCCCTGCCAAGCGTGGAGAGGCCATCGAGCGCCTTGGCGCCGACGAGTTCTTGGTCAGCCGCGACACCGAGCAGATGAAG GCGGCGGCAGGCACGATGGACGGCATCATCGACACGGTGTCAGCGGGGCACCCGATCGTGCCGCTGCTGGCGCTACTGAAGCCCATGGGGCAGATGGTGATCGTCGGCGCGCCAAGCACGCCGCTGGAGCTGCCGGCGTACGCCATCATCACGGGCGGGAAGCGGGTGGCCGGGAACGGAGTGGGGAGTATCGCCGACTGCCAGGCGATGCTGGACTTCGCGGGGCAGCACGGCATCACCGCGGACATCGAGCTCGTTAGGATGGACTACGTCAACACGGCCATGGAGCGGCTGGAGAGGAACGACGTCAGGTACCGGTTCGTCGTTGATGTCGCTGGCAGTCTGGGCGCCGCTGCTTAA
- the LOC8055797 gene encoding probable cinnamyl alcohol dehydrogenase 8D, producing the protein MDMEQGCKTAHGWAARDASGHLSPYSFSARIQGDADVTIKVLFCGICHTDLHVIKNEWGNAMYPVVPGHEVVGVVTDVGHGVTKFKAGDTVGVGYFVDSCRTCESCSTGHENYCPDLVLTSNGVDHHHHGATTKGGFSDVLVVSQDFVVRVPESLPLDGAAPLLCAGVTVYSPMAQYALNEPGKHLGVVGLGGLGHMAVKFAKAFGMTVTVISSSPGKRDEALGRLGADAFLVSHDAAQMKAAAATLDGIIDTVSAGHQIVPLLALLKPMGQMVVVGAPSTPLELPAYAIITGGKRVAGNGVGSVADCQAMLDFAGEHGVTADIEVVQMDYVNTAIERLEKNDVRYRFVIDVAGSKMEETVA; encoded by the exons ATGGATATGGAGCAGGGCTGCAAGACGGCTCACGGGTGGGCTGCCAGGGATGCCTCCGGCCACCTCTCCCCTTACAGCTTCTCAGCAAG GATTCAGGGGGACGCCGACGTGACGATCAAGGTGCTCTTCTGTGGCATCTGCCACACGGACCTCCACGTCATCAAGAACGAGTGGGGCAACGCAATGTACCCCGTCGTCCCAGG GCACGAGGTCGTCGGCGTCGTCACGGACGTCGGCCATGGCGTCACCAAGTTCAAGGCTGGGGACACGGTGGGCGTGGGCTACTTCGTCGACTCCTGCCGGACCTGCGAGAGCTGCAGCACGGGGCACGAGAACTACTGCCCTGACCTCGTCCTCACCTCCAACGGCGtggaccaccaccaccacggcgCCACCACCAAGGGAGGCTTCTCCGACGTGCTCGTCGTCAGCCAGGACTTCGTCGTCCGCGTCCCGGAGAGCCTCCCTCTCGACGGCGCCGCGCCGCTGCTCTGCGCCGGGGTCACCGTGTACAGCCCCATGGCGCAGTACGCGCTCAACGAGCCCGGCAAGCACCTCGGCGTCGTCGGTCTCGGTGGCCTAGGCCACATGGCCGTCAAGTTCGCCAAGGCGTTCGGCATGACGGTCACCGTCATCAGCTCGTCGCCCGGCAAGCGCGACGAGGCGCTCGGACGCCTTGGCGCCGACGCGTTCTTGGTCAGCCACGACGCCGCGCAAATGAAG GCAGCAGCGGCCACGTTGGACGGCATCATCGACACGGTGTCAGCGGGGCACCAGATCGTGCCGCTGCTGGCGCTACTGAAGCCCATGGGGCAGATGGTGGTCGTCGGCGCGCCAAGCACGCCGCTGGAGCTGCCGGCGTACGCCATCATCACCGGCGGGAAGCGGGTGGCCGGGAACGGCGTGGGGAGTGTCGCCGACTGCCAGGCGATGCTGGACTTCGCAGGAGAGCATGGCGTCACCGCTGACATTGAGGTGGTGCAGATGGACTACGTCAACACAGCGATCGAGCGGCTCGAGAAGAACGATGTGAGGTATCGCTTCGTCATTGACGTCGCGGGCAGCAAGATGGAGGAGACCGTTGCTTAA